The following proteins are co-located in the Oceanimonas sp. GK1 genome:
- a CDS encoding anhydro-N-acetylmuramic acid kinase encodes MVMAHYIGIMSGTSLDGIDAVLVTTDGRHIELKGRTSAPMASDLRERLLAIAGGGAVTAQQWGELDAALGRAYADITRQLLADTGISAAQVRAIGCHGQTVWHQPDGELPFSLQLGDGNRLAAETGITTVTDFRRKDMALGGQGAPLVPAFHQCVLAHSERLRIVVNIGGIANISVLAPGHPVRGHDVGPGNMLLDLWCRRHTGAPFDRDAALGRQGRVLPDLLARLLSEPWLALPAPKSTGRELFNDAWLERHLAGDEAIADVQATLTEFTATAIVRQAQQWPAGELLVCGGGGHNPLLMARLTALLPDWRVNTTNAAGVDMDAMEAMAFAWLAHQTLHHLPGNLPEVTGARRPAVLGAVHFPD; translated from the coding sequence ATGGTGATGGCCCATTACATCGGCATCATGTCCGGCACCAGCCTGGACGGCATCGACGCCGTGCTGGTGACCACCGACGGCCGCCACATCGAGCTGAAAGGCCGTACCAGCGCGCCCATGGCGTCTGACCTGCGCGAGCGGCTGCTGGCCATCGCCGGCGGCGGCGCCGTGACCGCCCAACAATGGGGCGAGCTCGACGCCGCCCTGGGCCGGGCCTATGCCGACATTACCCGGCAACTGCTGGCCGACACCGGCATCAGCGCGGCACAGGTGCGTGCCATCGGCTGCCACGGCCAGACGGTGTGGCACCAGCCCGATGGCGAACTGCCGTTCTCGCTGCAACTGGGGGATGGCAACCGGCTGGCGGCGGAGACCGGCATCACCACGGTCACCGATTTTCGCCGTAAGGACATGGCCCTGGGCGGCCAGGGCGCGCCCCTGGTGCCCGCCTTTCACCAGTGTGTGCTGGCCCACTCCGAGCGGCTGCGTATCGTGGTCAACATCGGCGGCATCGCCAATATTTCGGTGCTGGCCCCGGGCCACCCGGTGCGGGGCCATGACGTGGGCCCGGGCAACATGCTGCTGGACCTTTGGTGCCGGCGCCATACCGGTGCCCCTTTTGATCGCGACGCCGCTCTTGGCCGCCAGGGCAGGGTGCTGCCCGACTTACTGGCGCGCCTGCTGAGTGAGCCCTGGCTGGCGCTGCCGGCACCCAAGAGCACCGGCCGGGAGCTGTTTAACGATGCCTGGCTCGAGCGGCACCTCGCCGGCGACGAAGCCATCGCCGACGTGCAGGCCACGTTAACCGAATTTACCGCCACCGCCATTGTCCGGCAGGCGCAACAATGGCCGGCGGGCGAGCTGCTGGTGTGTGGCGGCGGCGGCCACAATCCGCTGCTGATGGCGCGCCTCACCGCCCTGCTGCCTGACTGGCGGGTGAACACCACCAACGCCGCCGGCGTCGACATGGACGCCATGGAGGCCATGGCCTTTGCCTGGCTGGCCCACCAGACCCTGCACCATTTGCCCGGCAACCTGCCAGAGGTGACCGGCGCCCGGCGCCCCGCCGTGCTCGGTGCCGTGCATTTTCCCGACTGA
- a CDS encoding EVE domain-containing protein — protein sequence MACWLFKTEPDTFSIDDLARANTLWEGVRNYQARNFLRDEVKEGDEVFIYHSSCSKVGIAGLARVVRAGVPDPFAFDPDSPYFDPKSDPTKPRWYAVELTFERKLPLLPLAALKTNPALADMPLVKKGNRLSVMPVTEAERRAILEMVQG from the coding sequence ATGGCCTGCTGGCTGTTCAAAACCGAGCCCGATACCTTTTCCATCGACGATCTGGCCCGGGCCAATACCCTGTGGGAAGGGGTGCGCAATTACCAGGCGCGCAATTTTCTCAGGGATGAGGTCAAGGAAGGCGATGAGGTGTTTATCTACCACTCCAGCTGCAGCAAGGTGGGCATTGCCGGTCTGGCACGGGTGGTGCGCGCCGGCGTGCCAGACCCCTTTGCCTTTGACCCCGACAGCCCCTATTTCGACCCCAAATCAGACCCGACAAAGCCGCGCTGGTATGCGGTGGAGCTGACCTTTGAACGCAAACTGCCGCTGCTGCCCCTGGCGGCACTCAAGACCAACCCGGCCCTCGCTGACATGCCATTGGTGAAAAAAGGCAACCGGCTGTCGGTGATGCCGGTTACCGAGGCCGAGCGGCGAGCCATTCTGGAAATGGTGCAGGGTTAG
- a CDS encoding Cof-type HAD-IIB family hydrolase, whose amino-acid sequence MYDVIVSDLDGTLLNSQHRISGYTREVLHELTRRGVEFIVATGRHHVDVRAIRDQLGLNVSLITSNGARIHDADDNLLHNQSIPADMVEELLFRFRLPEVHLNLYQGDHWLVEEPLPALLDFCPDSPFRYRVTDLRQLPADGVDKVFYAGSHAQLEKMEDLLLAHFGDRLNITFSLPICLEVMHGSVNKGSAVASLAALRNTPLARVIAFGDGMNDYEMLRRAGTGVVMANAHTRLQDALPHHERTHSADDDGVARYLARVFEL is encoded by the coding sequence ATGTACGACGTGATCGTCTCCGATCTGGACGGCACCCTGCTGAACAGCCAGCACCGTATTTCCGGCTATACCCGGGAGGTGCTGCACGAGCTGACCCGCCGGGGCGTGGAATTTATCGTGGCCACCGGCCGCCACCATGTGGACGTGCGCGCCATTCGCGACCAGCTGGGGCTGAACGTGAGCCTGATCACCAGCAACGGCGCCCGCATTCACGATGCCGATGACAACTTGCTCCACAACCAGAGCATTCCCGCCGACATGGTGGAAGAGCTGCTGTTTCGCTTTCGCCTGCCGGAAGTGCACCTCAACCTTTATCAGGGGGATCACTGGCTGGTGGAAGAGCCCCTGCCCGCCCTGCTCGACTTCTGCCCCGACAGCCCGTTTCGCTACCGGGTGACCGATCTCCGGCAGCTGCCCGCAGACGGCGTGGACAAGGTGTTCTACGCCGGCAGCCACGCCCAGCTGGAAAAGATGGAAGACCTGCTGCTGGCCCATTTCGGCGACCGGCTCAACATCACCTTTTCATTGCCCATCTGCCTGGAAGTGATGCACGGCAGCGTCAACAAGGGCTCGGCGGTGGCCTCGCTGGCGGCACTCAGAAACACGCCACTGGCGCGGGTGATCGCCTTTGGCGACGGCATGAACGATTACGAAATGCTGCGCCGGGCCGGTACCGGCGTGGTGATGGCCAACGCCCACACTCGGCTGCAGGACGCCCTGCCCCACCATGAGCGCACCCACAGCGCCGATGACGACGGCGTGGCCCGCTACCTGGCCCGGGTGTTTGAACTCTAA
- a CDS encoding alpha/beta fold hydrolase, producing MLARLFLLGICLAMNTAVAQTPRLTTETELAELGLGGLQQYWQAHAIEGHFTGQNDLALPWAALRNPEHGSTLVIVNGRTESYLKYQELARDLFENGYNVYLYDHRGQGLAPRLGADPLMGHVADFNDYVQDLEQFMQQVVLPAGPQPVYLLAHSMGGTISALWLSQTQVRIQAAALSSPMMGIYLGPMPRWLADGLVAVLGTGCRWLGHDACYAPGQGGYEETPFADNELTHSELRYRLFRELYRVRPELQLGGVSLHWLGESLAAGDRTIARARLITTPLLVLQASRDVVVDNEAQNAFCQTLSHCEGGGPKRIKGASHELFIEQDKYRRQALNAVFDFFEKHP from the coding sequence ATGCTCGCCCGCCTGTTCCTGCTCGGGATCTGCCTTGCCATGAACACCGCCGTCGCCCAAACCCCGCGCCTGACCACCGAAACCGAGCTGGCCGAGCTGGGCCTCGGCGGCCTGCAGCAATACTGGCAGGCCCACGCCATTGAAGGCCACTTTACCGGCCAGAATGATCTGGCCCTGCCCTGGGCCGCCCTGCGCAACCCCGAACACGGCAGTACCCTGGTGATCGTCAACGGCCGCACCGAGTCCTACCTCAAGTACCAGGAGCTGGCGCGGGATCTGTTTGAAAACGGCTACAACGTCTATCTCTATGATCACCGGGGCCAGGGCCTGGCCCCCCGGCTCGGCGCCGATCCGCTGATGGGCCATGTGGCGGACTTTAACGACTATGTGCAGGATCTGGAGCAGTTCATGCAGCAGGTGGTGCTGCCTGCCGGCCCGCAACCGGTCTACCTGCTGGCCCATTCCATGGGTGGCACCATCTCGGCGCTGTGGCTGAGCCAGACGCAAGTGCGCATACAGGCAGCGGCCCTGTCTTCACCCATGATGGGCATCTACCTCGGCCCCATGCCGCGCTGGCTGGCCGACGGCCTGGTCGCCGTACTGGGCACCGGCTGCCGCTGGCTGGGTCATGACGCCTGCTACGCGCCCGGCCAGGGTGGCTACGAGGAAACCCCCTTTGCCGACAACGAGCTCACCCACAGCGAGCTGCGCTACCGGCTGTTCCGTGAGCTGTACCGCGTCCGCCCCGAGCTGCAGCTGGGCGGGGTCAGCCTGCACTGGCTGGGAGAAAGCCTGGCCGCCGGCGACCGCACCATTGCCCGGGCCCGGCTGATTACCACCCCGCTGCTGGTATTGCAGGCCAGCCGGGACGTGGTGGTGGACAACGAGGCGCAAAATGCCTTTTGCCAGACCTTGAGCCACTGCGAGGGAGGCGGGCCCAAGCGCATCAAGGGCGCCTCCCACGAGCTGTTTATCGAACAGGACAAGTACCGTCGGCAGGCGCTGAACGCCGTATTCGACTTTTTTGAAAAACACCCCTGA
- the spoT gene encoding bifunctional GTP diphosphokinase/guanosine-3',5'-bis pyrophosphate 3'-pyrophosphohydrolase, with protein sequence MYLFEPLKELAVTYLPPEQMEQLKAAYIVARDAHQGQTRSSGEPYITHPVAVARILCEMHLDQETLMAALLHDTIEDTPVTREGLEQQFGHAVAELVDGVSKLDKLKFRNRKEAQTENFRKMVLAMTQDIRVILIKLADRTHNMRTLGALRPDKRRRIARETLEIYAPIANRLGIHSIKNELEELGLEALYPMRTRVLRESVRRARGNRREIIESILAEIKGRLEDAHIEAQVKGREKNLFSIYNKMVKKELQFHEVMDIYAFRVIVKDIDTCYRVLGQMHTLFKPRPGRFKDYIAIPKTNGYQSLHTSLVGPHGVPVEVQIRTEYMDQMADKGVAAHWAYKQDGEASGTTAQVRAQRWMQSLLELQQSAGSSFEFIEGVKTDLFPDEIYVFTPEGRILELPSGATAVDFAYAVHTDIGHACVGARVDRQPYPLSQPLHSGQTVEIITAPSARPNAAWLNFVVTSRARTKIRQFLKNLRTEESVLLGRRLLNHALGSKNLEDIPVERVEQVLKDTKHGSIQNLLADIGLGNAMSVVVARRLLDDAPSERSKTVKKMPIRGADDMLLNFANCCRPIPGDPIVAHISPGKGLVVHLESCKNIRGYGKEPDKYLAVQWDMEQDFDYEFKTEIGIEIINHQGALAELANVIAATGANIHSIATEEKDGRVYVVDLLITTRSRIHLADIMRKIRVTPNVLKVYRQRK encoded by the coding sequence TTGTATCTGTTCGAACCGCTGAAAGAACTCGCCGTCACCTATCTGCCGCCCGAGCAGATGGAGCAACTCAAAGCCGCCTATATCGTCGCCCGCGATGCCCATCAGGGCCAGACCCGCTCCAGTGGCGAGCCCTACATCACTCATCCGGTGGCCGTGGCCCGCATTCTGTGTGAAATGCACCTGGATCAGGAAACCCTGATGGCGGCGCTGCTGCACGACACCATTGAAGATACCCCCGTGACCCGGGAAGGGCTGGAGCAGCAGTTCGGCCATGCCGTGGCCGAGCTGGTGGACGGCGTGTCCAAGCTCGACAAGCTCAAGTTCCGCAACCGCAAGGAAGCCCAGACCGAGAACTTCCGCAAGATGGTGCTGGCCATGACCCAGGATATTCGGGTCATTCTGATCAAGCTGGCCGACCGCACCCACAACATGCGCACCCTGGGCGCCCTGCGTCCCGACAAGCGCCGGCGCATCGCCCGGGAAACCCTGGAAATCTATGCCCCCATCGCCAACCGCCTGGGCATTCACAGCATCAAGAACGAACTGGAAGAGCTGGGGCTGGAAGCCCTCTACCCCATGCGCACTCGGGTACTGCGGGAGTCGGTGCGCCGGGCCCGGGGCAACCGGCGTGAAATCATCGAGTCGATCCTGGCCGAGATCAAGGGCCGGCTCGAGGATGCCCACATCGAGGCCCAGGTCAAGGGGCGGGAAAAGAACCTGTTTTCCATCTACAACAAGATGGTGAAAAAGGAGCTGCAGTTCCACGAGGTGATGGACATCTACGCCTTTCGCGTGATCGTGAAGGACATCGACACCTGCTACCGGGTGCTGGGCCAGATGCACACCCTGTTCAAACCCCGTCCGGGCCGGTTCAAGGACTATATCGCCATTCCCAAGACCAACGGCTACCAGTCGCTGCACACCTCCCTGGTGGGCCCCCACGGGGTGCCGGTGGAAGTGCAGATCCGCACCGAATACATGGATCAGATGGCCGACAAGGGGGTTGCCGCTCACTGGGCCTACAAGCAGGACGGCGAAGCCTCCGGCACCACCGCCCAGGTGCGGGCCCAGCGCTGGATGCAGAGCCTGCTGGAACTGCAGCAAAGCGCCGGCTCCTCCTTTGAATTTATCGAAGGGGTCAAGACTGACCTGTTCCCCGACGAAATCTACGTGTTCACCCCCGAAGGCCGCATCCTGGAGCTGCCGTCCGGCGCCACCGCCGTTGACTTCGCCTACGCCGTGCACACCGACATCGGCCATGCCTGCGTGGGCGCCCGGGTCGACCGCCAGCCCTATCCGCTCAGCCAGCCGCTGCACTCGGGCCAGACCGTGGAGATCATCACCGCCCCCAGCGCCCGGCCCAACGCCGCCTGGCTCAACTTTGTGGTTACCTCCCGCGCCCGCACAAAAATACGGCAATTTCTCAAAAATCTGCGCACCGAGGAATCGGTGCTGCTGGGCCGGCGCCTGCTCAACCACGCTCTTGGATCCAAAAACCTGGAAGACATTCCGGTCGAACGGGTGGAGCAGGTGCTGAAAGACACCAAGCACGGCTCCATTCAAAACCTGCTGGCCGACATCGGCCTGGGCAACGCCATGAGCGTGGTGGTGGCCCGCCGGCTGCTGGACGACGCCCCCAGCGAGCGCTCAAAGACGGTCAAGAAAATGCCGATCCGCGGTGCCGACGACATGCTGCTCAACTTCGCCAACTGCTGCCGGCCCATTCCCGGCGACCCCATCGTGGCGCACATCAGCCCCGGCAAGGGACTGGTGGTGCACCTGGAGTCGTGCAAGAACATTCGCGGCTATGGCAAGGAGCCCGACAAGTACCTGGCGGTGCAGTGGGACATGGAGCAGGATTTCGATTACGAGTTCAAAACCGAGATCGGCATCGAGATCATCAACCATCAGGGCGCCCTGGCGGAGCTGGCCAATGTGATCGCCGCCACCGGCGCCAATATTCACAGCATCGCCACCGAGGAAAAGGACGGCCGGGTGTACGTGGTGGATCTGCTGATCACCACCCGCAGCCGCATTCATCTGGCCGACATCATGCGCAAGATCCGGGTGACCCCCAACGTGCTCAAGGTGTACCGCCAACGCAAATGA
- the rpoZ gene encoding DNA-directed RNA polymerase subunit omega has product MARVTVEDAVEQVGNRFDLVLVAARRARQLATQGKDALVDEENDKPTVIALREIEDGLVNHAVMDAQDRQEQQEMEAAELAAVAAITEGRG; this is encoded by the coding sequence ATGGCCCGCGTTACCGTTGAAGATGCCGTAGAACAGGTTGGCAACCGTTTTGATCTGGTGCTGGTGGCAGCCCGCCGTGCCCGCCAGCTGGCCACTCAGGGCAAAGACGCCCTGGTCGATGAAGAGAACGACAAGCCGACCGTGATCGCCCTGCGCGAAATCGAGGATGGCCTGGTCAACCATGCCGTGATGGACGCCCAGGATCGCCAGGAGCAGCAGGAAATGGAAGCCGCCGAGCTGGCTGCCGTGGCCGCCATTACCGAAGGCCGCGGCTGA
- the gmk gene encoding guanylate kinase has translation MAHIGTLFIISSPSGAGKSSLIRALLDRPSADGRLQVSVSHTTRDARPGEENGVHYHFVDRAKFQRLIDRGAFYEWAEVFGNYYGTSREWIDQQLAQGIDILLDIDWQGARQIREQSPSAKSIFILPPSREELERRLNARQQDSAEVIQGRMAKAVSEMSHYDEYDYLLVNDSFDHALNQLSAIIEAERANTSKQTVRYHDLLSRLLAE, from the coding sequence ATGGCGCACATCGGTACCCTATTCATTATTTCCTCTCCCAGCGGCGCGGGCAAATCCAGCCTGATCCGGGCCCTGCTCGACCGCCCCAGTGCCGATGGCCGGCTGCAGGTTTCCGTCTCCCACACCACCCGCGATGCCCGCCCGGGCGAAGAAAACGGTGTGCACTACCACTTTGTCGACCGAGCCAAGTTCCAGCGGCTGATAGACAGAGGCGCCTTTTACGAATGGGCCGAGGTGTTCGGCAACTACTACGGCACCTCCCGGGAGTGGATCGATCAGCAACTGGCTCAGGGTATCGATATTCTGCTCGACATCGATTGGCAGGGCGCCCGTCAGATCCGCGAACAGTCCCCCAGCGCCAAGTCCATCTTTATTCTGCCCCCCAGCCGGGAAGAGCTGGAACGCCGGCTCAATGCCCGCCAGCAGGACAGCGCCGAGGTGATTCAGGGGCGCATGGCCAAGGCGGTATCGGAAATGTCCCACTATGACGAGTACGACTACCTGCTGGTCAACGACAGCTTTGACCATGCCCTCAATCAGCTCAGCGCCATTATCGAGGCCGAGCGCGCCAACACAAGCAAGCAGACAGTCCGCTATCACGACTTGCTTTCCCGGCTACTGGCGGAATAA
- a CDS encoding DUF6482 family protein, producing the protein MWEIRTLLQQHTPIDTLFIHAHDMSLYTIEAAIGDERRPLADGDKVLAFRSIEHARERLAALKVARCLLVHHSPYQEMVGLAAQTAPPMELELSWPGWQAESQH; encoded by the coding sequence ATGTGGGAAATTCGCACCCTGCTGCAGCAACACACCCCCATCGACACCCTGTTCATTCATGCCCACGACATGAGCCTGTATACGATAGAGGCGGCGATTGGCGATGAACGCCGGCCGCTGGCGGACGGGGACAAGGTACTGGCCTTTCGCAGCATTGAACATGCCCGGGAGCGGCTGGCGGCACTGAAGGTGGCGCGCTGCCTGCTGGTGCACCATTCTCCCTACCAGGAAATGGTGGGACTGGCGGCGCAAACCGCGCCGCCCATGGAGCTGGAGCTGAGCTGGCCCGGCTGGCAGGCCGAGTCTCAGCACTGA
- a CDS encoding methyl-accepting chemotaxis protein produces MNRWHRLSMRTRLFTATALLLAVLILLVVILQSSFNSRDRLSRLQSDELPTALAAIAAQIQSRLNIAITGSQALVNNPFILDWINAGTPADGLPQMEAAMAQTLDALQASAVFMATNSGGEVRYHHYEDGKLHWRTMSAGNADDNWYFDYLKSRQPFELNLDTNAFSDEQLLMFVNYRSKAENAQGQPLNVAGGAMNMTQLAGLIREFRIGAEGLVMLVRPSGLVDIHPDMSRAGKLDLSRQPALKTLLTTPSEQGRIIRLERQGQDMFVGALWIPALQRFLLAEVPTADIYGEIRRNQLVTMGIAAVLLAAGLALLYPMAGALIAPLLVLRSQISDIAGHLDLKTRFQTRDRAEIGELCEQLNRLLARLRQTLSEVHHVSDETEAVVTQLHGGAREASDSFHQQQTALEQITQAMHNITTQVAEVAGNAGQAGRYSEQGSAVLKAAEQQLEQSYVAIGRLEQDMLDAKSRMEALRRHSDDILHVLEVIRSISDQTNLLALNAAIEAARAGEHGRGFAVVADEVRQLAQRTQSSTTEIQSMIDNLRSASLQVAEQMDISAGSSQQGLASLTSTREQLHHMSVQMEDVFAINNRMSTSTQSQQQAISQIHDGLQHLAEQGSRASTMVQQAAGASQHLSHQVARLREKVMIFQC; encoded by the coding sequence ATGAATCGCTGGCACCGCCTCAGCATGCGCACCCGTCTGTTTACCGCCACGGCCCTGTTGCTGGCCGTACTGATTTTACTGGTGGTCATACTGCAATCTTCGTTCAACAGCCGCGACCGCCTGTCCCGCCTGCAAAGCGACGAGCTGCCCACCGCCCTGGCGGCCATTGCCGCCCAGATCCAGTCCCGGCTCAACATCGCCATCACCGGCTCCCAGGCGCTGGTCAACAACCCCTTTATTCTCGACTGGATCAACGCCGGCACCCCGGCCGACGGCCTGCCGCAAATGGAGGCGGCCATGGCCCAGACGCTGGACGCCTTGCAGGCCAGTGCCGTGTTTATGGCAACCAACAGCGGCGGCGAGGTCCGGTATCATCATTATGAAGACGGCAAGCTGCACTGGCGCACCATGTCGGCGGGCAATGCCGACGACAACTGGTATTTTGATTACCTGAAAAGCAGACAGCCCTTTGAGCTGAACCTGGACACCAACGCCTTCAGTGACGAACAGTTGCTGATGTTCGTGAACTACCGCAGCAAGGCCGAAAATGCTCAGGGGCAGCCGCTGAACGTGGCCGGCGGCGCCATGAACATGACCCAGCTGGCGGGCCTGATCCGGGAATTTCGAATCGGCGCCGAGGGGCTGGTGATGCTGGTGCGTCCGTCCGGCCTGGTGGACATTCATCCCGACATGAGCCGGGCCGGCAAGCTGGATCTGAGCCGTCAGCCGGCGCTGAAAACCCTGCTGACCACTCCCAGCGAGCAGGGCCGCATCATTCGCCTTGAACGGCAGGGCCAGGACATGTTCGTCGGCGCCCTGTGGATTCCCGCCCTGCAGCGTTTTTTGCTGGCCGAGGTACCCACGGCCGATATCTACGGTGAAATCCGCCGGAATCAGCTGGTGACCATGGGCATTGCCGCCGTGCTGCTGGCGGCCGGCCTGGCCTTGTTGTATCCCATGGCCGGCGCCCTGATCGCTCCCCTGCTGGTGCTGCGCAGTCAGATCAGCGACATTGCCGGTCATCTCGATCTGAAAACCCGCTTTCAGACTCGGGATCGGGCCGAAATCGGCGAGCTGTGTGAGCAGCTGAACCGGCTGCTCGCCCGGCTGCGGCAAACCCTCAGCGAGGTGCACCATGTCAGCGATGAAACCGAAGCCGTGGTCACCCAGCTGCACGGCGGCGCCCGCGAGGCCAGCGATTCCTTTCATCAACAACAGACGGCGCTGGAGCAGATTACCCAGGCCATGCACAACATCACCACCCAGGTGGCCGAGGTGGCCGGCAACGCCGGCCAGGCCGGGCGCTACTCGGAACAGGGCAGCGCCGTGCTGAAGGCCGCCGAGCAGCAGCTGGAGCAGAGTTATGTCGCCATTGGCCGGCTGGAGCAGGACATGCTGGATGCTAAAAGCCGCATGGAGGCACTGCGTCGCCACAGTGACGACATTCTGCACGTGCTGGAAGTCATTCGCAGCATCTCGGATCAGACCAACCTGCTGGCCCTGAACGCCGCCATTGAGGCGGCCCGGGCCGGCGAGCACGGCCGGGGCTTTGCGGTGGTGGCCGACGAGGTCCGCCAGCTGGCCCAGCGCACCCAGAGCTCCACCACGGAGATTCAGAGCATGATCGACAACCTGCGTAGCGCCAGCCTACAGGTGGCCGAGCAAATGGACATCAGTGCCGGCAGCAGCCAGCAGGGGCTGGCCAGCCTCACCAGCACTCGAGAGCAGCTGCACCACATGAGCGTACAAATGGAGGACGTGTTCGCCATCAACAACCGCATGAGCACCAGCACTCAGTCGCAACAGCAGGCCATCAGCCAGATCCACGACGGCCTGCAGCACCTGGCCGAACAGGGCAGCCGGGCCAGCACCATGGTGCAGCAGGCCGCTGGCGCCAGTCAGCACCTCAGCCATCAGGTGGCCCGGCTGCGGGAAAAAGTCATGATCTTTCAGTGCTGA
- a CDS encoding cytochrome P450: MSSKLHQWDPAGEQDLIEACDRLRPRCPLAHHDALHWSVLRQQEARQVLSDHATFSNAVSRHLSVPNGMDPPEHGPYRRLIAPYFSPERMAEFEPRCRAIIEALATGLRGELELVQAFAEPLSLQLQCAFMGWPETLHGPLRDWTRQQHQATRSGDHAALQALANTFDGYIREQLEGRRCAQAPDDITTRLLAERVNDRPLTDEELISLIRNWTVGELGTITACVAILAHYLAAHQEVQELLRQTPEVRGAAIDEILRIHPPLLSNRRITTQDVTLGGQSLPAGSRLSILWASVNRDEGVFGDPDEFRLDRNPEHNLLYGAGIHRCPGAPLARMELELALDAMLSAGRLTLVPGKPPVKARYPTGGFSELWLRLE; this comes from the coding sequence ATGAGCTCAAAGCTGCATCAGTGGGATCCTGCCGGTGAGCAGGATTTAATTGAAGCCTGTGATCGGCTGCGTCCTCGTTGCCCGCTGGCCCACCATGATGCTCTGCACTGGTCCGTGCTGCGTCAGCAGGAAGCCCGGCAAGTGCTGAGCGATCACGCTACCTTCAGCAATGCGGTATCCCGGCATCTGTCGGTGCCCAATGGCATGGACCCGCCCGAGCACGGACCATATCGCCGGCTGATCGCGCCCTATTTCAGCCCAGAACGCATGGCCGAATTTGAACCCCGCTGCCGGGCCATTATCGAAGCGCTAGCCACAGGGCTGCGGGGCGAGCTGGAGCTGGTGCAAGCCTTTGCCGAGCCCTTGTCGCTGCAACTGCAATGCGCCTTTATGGGCTGGCCCGAGACGCTGCACGGGCCGCTGCGGGACTGGACCAGACAACAGCATCAGGCCACCCGCAGCGGTGACCACGCGGCCCTGCAGGCCCTGGCAAACACCTTTGATGGTTACATTCGCGAGCAACTGGAAGGGCGCCGGTGCGCCCAGGCTCCCGACGATATCACCACCCGACTGTTGGCCGAGCGGGTGAACGACCGGCCCCTGACCGACGAAGAGCTGATCAGCCTGATCCGGAACTGGACGGTGGGCGAGCTGGGCACCATTACCGCCTGTGTCGCCATTCTGGCCCACTATCTGGCGGCCCATCAGGAGGTGCAGGAACTGCTGCGGCAAACCCCGGAGGTGCGTGGCGCGGCCATTGACGAGATATTGCGCATTCATCCGCCCCTGCTCAGCAACCGGCGCATCACCACTCAGGACGTGACGCTGGGCGGGCAGAGTCTGCCGGCGGGCAGCCGTCTGTCCATTCTCTGGGCCTCGGTCAACCGGGATGAAGGCGTCTTCGGCGATCCAGACGAATTCCGGCTGGATCGCAACCCCGAGCACAACCTGCTTTACGGTGCCGGCATTCATCGGTGCCCGGGAGCGCCGCTGGCCCGCATGGAGCTTGAGCTGGCGCTCGACGCCATGCTGAGCGCCGGCCGGCTGACTCTGGTGCCCGGCAAGCCCCCGGTCAAAGCCCGCTACCCCACCGGCGGCTTCAGCGAGCTGTGGCTGCGGCTGGAATAA
- a CDS encoding glycosyltransferase family 32 protein has protein sequence MKAHIVLASRLIKLVANITKVLSYGFHYVLPNKRFTLPARSGALLKAADRPIPRIIWQTNYTDKATLPVYLNYLFNRIMSPTFEYRFMITEARAEFIQANYSPAIFEAYSRLQIGAAQADFWRLLVLQKHGGVYLDIDAHAVWPLGYTIGPKHEELYILRKGNELTNYFIASKPDNPNLEKLIEQVLTNIRENTIQGVYNLTGPGVFNSVLDYQQVPTTWYRHTCSQGSFTNEYFQYIDKPQGKWTKEQHKVDVVRRDPPAEDKPAND, from the coding sequence GTGAAGGCGCACATCGTTCTTGCCAGCCGGTTAATCAAGCTTGTTGCCAACATTACCAAGGTGCTGAGCTACGGTTTTCACTATGTTCTGCCCAACAAGCGTTTTACCCTGCCGGCCCGCTCCGGGGCCCTGCTCAAAGCGGCGGACAGACCCATTCCGCGCATCATCTGGCAGACCAACTACACCGACAAGGCTACCCTGCCGGTGTACCTCAACTACCTGTTCAACCGCATCATGTCGCCCACCTTTGAGTACCGCTTCATGATCACCGAAGCCCGGGCCGAATTTATCCAGGCCAACTATTCACCGGCGATTTTCGAGGCTTATTCCCGGCTGCAGATCGGCGCCGCCCAGGCGGACTTCTGGCGGCTACTGGTGCTGCAGAAACACGGCGGTGTCTATCTCGACATCGATGCCCACGCAGTATGGCCGCTGGGTTACACCATTGGCCCGAAGCATGAAGAGCTGTACATCCTTCGCAAAGGCAATGAGCTCACCAACTACTTTATTGCCAGCAAGCCCGATAACCCCAATCTGGAAAAACTGATTGAGCAGGTGCTCACCAATATTCGGGAAAACACCATTCAGGGCGTGTACAACCTGACCGGCCCGGGCGTGTTCAACAGCGTACTGGACTACCAGCAGGTGCCCACCACCTGGTATCGCCACACCTGCAGCCAGGGCAGCTTTACCAACGAGTATTTTCAGTACATCGACAAGCCCCAGGGCAAATGGACCAAGGAGCAGCACAAGGTGGACGTGGTGCGCCGGGATCCGCCGGCAGAAGACAAGCCGGCCAACGACTGA